One part of the Planctomycetota bacterium genome encodes these proteins:
- a CDS encoding 2,3-bisphosphoglycerate-independent phosphoglycerate mutase, giving the protein MSDKLVFLLIMDGWGVNSKTEGAPDAVGGLPIVPRSVAERGNAIRLANCKSISLLEKTYPHTELSASGFDVGLPRGLMGNSEVGHLNLGAGRIVWQEITRIDKAIEEGTFFTNPELVAAMNHAKKNNTNLHLMGLVSDGGVHSSDRHYFALLEMAKEMGLKSNQVFFHAAMDGRDTPPTSGVGYIEKIIAKMRELDIGRIATISGRYYLMDRDKRWERVQLAYDALTNGDGVVEDDPITAMKNAYARGENDEFIKPIVLKNTSRIRDNDSVIFFNFRADRAREITRTLTEPGFAPFDDSKLSGVPEPRPSGGSGIGFKRKVFPKVFYTTMTQYEEDFTLPTCPTASFRRVAFKPVRLKNILGELLVQNNLKQLRIAETEKYAHVTYFFNGGEETPFKGEDRMLVPSPKVATYDLQPEMSAPEVTRKVLEAISSRKYNAIVLNFANCDMVGHTGILEAAIKAAQTVDECVGKIVDAVKKVGGITLITADHGNAEEMIDIEHGGGAHTYHTTNPVPFTLVSDGHKGRRLRSGGKLCDVAPTILELLNIPKPKEMDGQSLLI; this is encoded by the coding sequence ATTTCCGATAAGCTTGTGTTTTTGCTCATTATGGACGGCTGGGGCGTGAATTCCAAAACAGAGGGCGCCCCCGACGCGGTCGGGGGACTCCCTATCGTCCCGCGGAGCGTAGCGGAGCGGGGCAACGCCATCCGTCTGGCCAACTGTAAAAGCATTTCACTCCTTGAGAAAACCTACCCCCATACCGAGCTTTCGGCCTCCGGATTCGATGTCGGTTTGCCGAGGGGTTTGATGGGAAACTCCGAGGTCGGGCACCTGAACCTGGGCGCGGGAAGAATTGTCTGGCAGGAAATTACACGCATAGATAAAGCTATAGAAGAAGGCACTTTTTTCACCAATCCGGAGTTGGTTGCCGCCATGAATCATGCTAAAAAGAATAATACTAACCTGCACCTTATGGGTTTAGTCTCTGATGGAGGAGTCCACAGCTCGGACCGCCATTACTTCGCCCTTCTGGAAATGGCGAAAGAGATGGGACTAAAGTCCAATCAGGTTTTCTTCCACGCCGCAATGGACGGACGCGACACGCCCCCGACCAGCGGTGTCGGTTATATTGAAAAGATTATTGCTAAGATGCGGGAACTTGATATCGGACGGATTGCCACCATATCAGGCAGGTATTATTTGATGGACCGCGACAAACGCTGGGAACGGGTCCAACTGGCTTATGACGCATTAACCAATGGCGATGGAGTTGTCGAAGACGACCCGATTACTGCCATGAAAAACGCCTACGCGCGCGGGGAAAACGACGAATTTATCAAGCCCATTGTTCTAAAGAATACGAGCCGAATCAGGGATAATGATTCCGTTATCTTCTTCAATTTCCGCGCAGACCGGGCAAGGGAAATTACCAGAACGCTTACAGAGCCAGGGTTCGCCCCATTCGATGATTCTAAATTATCGGGCGTCCCCGAACCCCGCCCCAGCGGGGGGAGCGGGATAGGATTTAAGCGCAAGGTGTTCCCAAAGGTTTTCTACACGACCATGACCCAGTATGAAGAAGATTTTACTCTGCCTACCTGCCCGACTGCGTCGTTCAGGCGGGTTGCCTTTAAGCCGGTGCGCCTCAAAAACATATTGGGGGAGCTATTGGTTCAGAATAACCTGAAACAACTGCGCATAGCCGAGACGGAAAAATACGCCCACGTCACTTACTTCTTTAACGGGGGAGAAGAAACCCCGTTTAAGGGAGAAGACCGGATGCTCGTGCCTTCACCCAAGGTCGCGACCTATGATTTACAGCCGGAAATGTCCGCACCGGAAGTGACGAGAAAGGTATTGGAAGCAATTAGCTCTAGGAAATATAATGCTATTGTCCTTAACTTTGCCAACTGTGATATGGTTGGGCATACGGGAATTCTGGAGGCAGCGATAAAGGCGGCGCAAACCGTGGATGAATGCGTCGGAAAGATTGTGGACGCGGTAAAAAAGGTCGGTGGAATAACATTAATAACCGCAGACCACGGCAATGCCGAGGAGATGATTGATATTGAGCACGGTGGGGGAGCACATACCTATCACACGACAAATCCGGTTCCGTTCACACTGGTAAGCGACGGGCATAAAGGCCGAAGGCTCCGCTCCGGGGGCAAACTCTGCGACGTCGCCCCGACTATTCTTGAACTCCTAAACATCCCCAAGCCAAAAGAAATGGATGGCCAAAGCCTGCTAATATAA
- a CDS encoding serine/threonine protein kinase, producing MVEELKDSFIGRDLGTCELMRKIGEGGMGAVYLAHHKRLDKNVAVKILPVSFSKEEDRVKRFVREARSTAKLDHPNIIQIFDIQLAKPGGFYFIIMQYIDGDNLDMRIKKQGKLPIPEAIRIIKSAASALGAAHSMGIIHRDIKAENIMLSKNGEIKLMDFGLARIGDSSSSISSAGDIMGTPHYMAPEQAKGEPIDHRADIYALGITFYYALTGKRPFDGATPVTVIMKHLNEEPPDPTLFAPDIPKNLVKILLKMMAKDPKSRYQSAQDLLNDLDNFIIETPSAMSSTAKTVTYTPLPTTKTSAPKLKKGLKIAGIIILVLLALMFISKIGRKRDQKPDQKPPDTAQKEPEKKPSFPVKKPFNDMLKEARDFLDQNPTKYKESMDNFEGILLAYPDDPLAPKIKDEISRLKKEYEKHRKQKQLEAALLTRCNGFCEAFKNGNDRAMLSYFNSDKLTRLALKKLEGFLKRVVDYFKSHQIEIEKYTLSKDELKLDLNAPTPIAEINVIYHFKKDNKRDTKLQTLQWVFQSNEWYLMPGQQHDLPFASAEPPEK from the coding sequence ATGGTAGAAGAACTAAAAGATTCGTTTATAGGCAGGGACCTGGGCACTTGCGAACTCATGAGAAAGATCGGGGAAGGAGGCATGGGCGCGGTTTATCTTGCCCACCACAAGCGGCTGGATAAAAACGTAGCGGTTAAAATACTGCCCGTTTCCTTCTCCAAGGAAGAAGACCGGGTCAAGCGCTTCGTACGCGAGGCGCGTTCCACAGCCAAACTTGACCACCCGAATATCATCCAGATTTTCGATATCCAATTGGCCAAACCGGGCGGCTTTTATTTCATCATCATGCAATATATAGATGGCGACAATTTGGATATGCGGATAAAAAAACAGGGAAAGCTTCCTATTCCAGAAGCAATCCGGATCATCAAGTCAGCCGCAAGCGCCCTTGGCGCTGCGCATTCGATGGGCATCATCCACCGCGATATCAAAGCCGAAAATATCATGCTTTCAAAGAACGGTGAAATAAAGCTCATGGATTTCGGACTGGCAAGAATCGGGGATTCCTCCAGCAGTATTTCCTCTGCCGGCGACATCATGGGAACGCCGCATTACATGGCGCCTGAGCAGGCAAAAGGCGAACCGATTGACCACCGGGCTGATATTTATGCACTCGGAATAACCTTTTACTATGCCCTTACCGGCAAACGTCCGTTTGACGGCGCCACTCCGGTAACCGTAATCATGAAACACCTGAACGAAGAACCTCCTGACCCCACTCTTTTCGCACCGGATATTCCAAAAAACCTGGTAAAAATACTCCTTAAGATGATGGCTAAGGATCCGAAATCACGTTACCAATCAGCACAAGACCTGCTAAATGATTTGGATAATTTCATCATAGAAACTCCGTCTGCGATGAGTTCTACCGCCAAGACGGTTACTTATACGCCACTGCCGACCACCAAAACCTCTGCGCCTAAACTAAAAAAGGGATTGAAGATTGCCGGCATAATTATTTTGGTGTTATTGGCGCTTATGTTTATATCCAAAATAGGCCGAAAACGCGACCAAAAACCAGACCAGAAACCGCCTGATACGGCTCAAAAAGAACCGGAAAAGAAACCGTCTTTCCCCGTTAAAAAACCTTTCAACGATATGCTCAAAGAAGCAAGGGATTTCCTCGACCAAAACCCGACTAAATACAAGGAAAGCATGGATAACTTCGAGGGAATTCTTTTGGCATATCCGGACGACCCGCTGGCTCCGAAAATAAAAGACGAAATCAGCCGCCTTAAAAAAGAGTATGAAAAGCATAGAAAACAAAAGCAGCTGGAAGCGGCTTTGCTCACCCGTTGTAACGGCTTTTGTGAAGCATTCAAGAACGGCAATGACCGGGCAATGCTTTCCTATTTCAACAGCGATAAACTAACCAGATTAGCGCTTAAAAAGCTGGAAGGATTCCTTAAACGGGTTGTCGATTATTTCAAATCACACCAGATTGAAATAGAAAAATACACCTTGAGCAAAGATGAACTTAAATTGGATTTAAACGCCCCTACGCCCATCGCGGAAATAAACGTTATCTATCACTTCAAAAAAGATAATAAACGGGACACTAAACTCCAAACCCTGCAGTGGGTTTTCCAATCAAATGAGTGGTACTTGATGCCCGGCCAGCAACACGATTTGCCTTTTGCTTCCGCTGAACCACCTGAAAAATAA
- a CDS encoding 2-C-methyl-D-erythritol 2,4-cyclodiphosphate synthase, which translates to MIGLGFDIHRLVKGRPLLLGGLKIKHTHGLLGHSDGDALLHAICDGILGAAGMGDIGDLFPDTDPRFKGIDSKIFIREILAMLSKRKLKVNSVDTIIFAEAPKLGPIKRKISESVARILKLSNGKVNIKAKTMERLGPIGGKKAIASLALVTIIPTGRSGKKSNKT; encoded by the coding sequence ATGATTGGACTGGGTTTTGATATCCACCGCTTGGTCAAAGGACGCCCTTTGCTGTTGGGTGGATTAAAGATTAAACATACTCACGGGCTTCTCGGCCATTCAGACGGCGATGCCCTTCTACATGCTATATGCGACGGAATTTTAGGAGCGGCGGGAATGGGCGATATCGGAGACCTCTTTCCGGATACCGACCCGAGATTCAAGGGAATCGACAGCAAGATTTTCATCCGGGAGATCCTGGCGATGCTTTCCAAACGGAAGCTGAAAGTCAATTCCGTTGACACCATCATATTCGCCGAAGCGCCGAAGCTCGGGCCCATTAAGCGGAAAATAAGTGAATCCGTCGCCCGGATATTAAAACTCAGCAATGGCAAAGTAAATATTAAGGCAAAGACCATGGAAAGACTTGGTCCGATCGGCGGGAAAAAGGCCATCGCCTCGCTTGCCTTGGTAACGATTATCCCTACCGGCAGGTCGGGTAAAAAATCCAATAAAACTTGA
- a CDS encoding ParB/RepB/Spo0J family partition protein, protein MAKKLGRGLGDIISNQPKISAKPEMIPFLNNTSIAPLPRPISIKLEAKPELKDTHSPEKVLPTKVTSGVDTLNIADIIPNRFQPRKEFDPQALNELAESIKASGVIQPLLVRAAGSKYELIAGERRWRACQILKLEKAPAIIKQADDRTMLEWAIIENTQRKDLNPIEKGRAYKDFADVFKLTHEEVGKRIGLDRSTVTNFIRLLELPKEIQDEVSRGTITMGHARALLGVSDKQTQIKLAQRIKKEGMSVRKLEYNISYLNRKQTQSAQPPSQNLYLKELEERLRRKFGTKITITAYKSKGYIGIHFFTNDDFQRILELLESK, encoded by the coding sequence ATGGCAAAGAAACTAGGCAGGGGATTAGGGGATATCATATCTAACCAGCCCAAGATATCAGCTAAACCTGAGATGATACCATTCCTAAATAACACCAGTATAGCACCTCTACCTAGGCCAATTAGCATAAAACTTGAGGCTAAACCAGAGTTAAAAGACACCCACTCACCTGAAAAGGTATTACCGACTAAGGTTACTAGTGGGGTAGATACACTAAACATAGCTGATATTATCCCTAATAGATTCCAACCCAGAAAGGAATTTGACCCCCAGGCATTAAACGAACTCGCAGAGTCCATTAAGGCAAGCGGTGTTATACAACCTTTGTTGGTCAGAGCCGCGGGTAGTAAATATGAACTGATAGCTGGGGAAAGGCGTTGGAGGGCATGCCAGATTTTAAAACTGGAGAAAGCTCCTGCCATAATAAAACAGGCCGATGACCGGACCATGCTTGAATGGGCAATTATTGAAAACACCCAGAGGAAGGATTTGAACCCGATTGAAAAAGGAAGGGCGTATAAAGATTTCGCGGATGTCTTTAAACTAACCCATGAAGAGGTTGGTAAACGGATTGGCTTGGATCGCTCAACCGTAACTAACTTTATTCGGCTCTTGGAACTGCCCAAGGAAATCCAGGATGAGGTTTCACGTGGAACTATTACGATGGGGCATGCCAGGGCGCTACTCGGAGTCAGCGATAAACAGACCCAGATAAAACTCGCCCAAAGGATCAAAAAGGAAGGAATGTCCGTCCGGAAACTTGAATATAATATCAGTTATCTTAACCGCAAACAAACTCAATCCGCACAGCCACCATCGCAGAATTTATACCTGAAAGAGCTGGAGGAAAGATTGCGGAGAAAATTCGGAACCAAGATAACCATAACAGCTTATAAATCAAAGGGTTATATAGGGATACACTTTTTTACCAATGATGATTTCCAGCGTATTTTGGAACTGCTTGAATCTAAATAA
- a CDS encoding ParA family protein — MKIIAVTNQKGGVGKTTTAINLSYCLSLAEKPCLLVDMDPQANATSGIGSKTEHTIGVYSVITGANQINKAITSSPYSGLDILVSSPLLNDLEQQGLLRQIGPLRLKNTLKEVGKIYEYIIIDCPPSFGTFSLNALIAAQEVLIPIQCEYFAMEGLTQMISIIEDIRNKYNPELKVNGIVLTMFEPEIEFSKEVAGEVIKHFPDLTFKTKIRRDVSLAESASFGKPGVVYNPVSCGTFGYVELSREILSRN, encoded by the coding sequence ATGAAAATTATTGCCGTAACAAACCAAAAAGGCGGCGTGGGAAAAACAACCACTGCGATTAACCTTTCATATTGCCTGAGCCTGGCGGAAAAACCGTGCCTATTAGTTGATATGGATCCGCAGGCAAACGCCACCAGCGGAATCGGCTCCAAAACGGAACACACTATCGGCGTTTATTCCGTCATAACCGGGGCTAACCAAATCAATAAAGCAATCACCAGCTCGCCTTACAGCGGGCTTGATATCCTGGTTTCCAGCCCGCTTTTAAACGACCTCGAACAACAGGGTCTCTTGCGTCAGATCGGCCCTTTGAGGCTTAAAAATACCCTAAAAGAAGTCGGCAAAATTTATGAGTATATTATTATAGATTGCCCCCCGTCTTTCGGGACATTCTCGCTCAACGCCCTGATTGCCGCGCAGGAAGTTTTGATACCTATCCAATGCGAATATTTCGCGATGGAGGGCTTGACACAGATGATTTCCATTATTGAAGATATTCGCAATAAATATAACCCAGAGTTAAAGGTTAACGGAATTGTCCTTACCATGTTCGAGCCTGAGATTGAATTTTCCAAAGAGGTTGCCGGAGAGGTTATCAAACACTTTCCGGACCTTACGTTTAAAACAAAGATTAGACGTGATGTTTCTTTAGCTGAATCAGCCAGCTTTGGGAAACCCGGGGTAGTTTATAACCCTGTTTCATGTGGAACATTCGGCTATGTCGAACTATCCAGGGAGATTTTAAGCCGTAATTAA
- a CDS encoding ATP-dependent Clp protease ATP-binding subunit, producing MFDKFTDRARKVMSLARNEAQKLGHDSIGTEHILLALVREGSGVAARALLSMEIDLKKIAQEIEKKIPTEPKPATAGSLPFTPRAKRALEFSHEEAANLGHDYIGTEHLLLGLLKEQEGLAARTLISMGVKLEDIRAEILDILGAGMPPMDSAEEAPEEPETAGTGSKTMPRSSGKSKTPALDAFGRDLTELARQNELDPVIGRRREIERVVQVLCRRTKNNPALLGEAGVGKTAIVEGLAQDIIALRVPEILKDKRIVILDLALMVAGTKYRGQFEERIKAVMNEVRKNKHIILFIDELHTLVGAGGAEGAIDASNVLKPALSRGEIQCIGATTLDEYRKYIEKDGALERRFQTIMVDPPSKDEALEILKGLSDKYEAHHKVKYTEGALASCVELSVRYISGRYLPDKAIDVMDESGARIRLQSLVKPPDLKEMEAELLKVEKDKEAAVRAQDFEKAAQIRDKLSRLRGKKESVLKEWQAQHQEAEGVVDENVIAETVSRMTGIPLSRMEKTETEKLLKMEDELHKIVVSQEEAIHAISKAIRRSRAGLKDPKRPIGTFIFVGPTGCGKTLLARAVSRVMFGDEDALIQIDMSEYMEKHNVSRLVGAPPGYVGYEEGGQLTEKIRHRPYSVVLLDEIEKAHSDVFNMLLQIMEEGRLTDSFGRHVDFKNAIVIMTSNIGADVIKNQASLGFKKVTADSSYESMKEVLLKEVNHHFRPEFINRLDDVIVFRNLTKEDLKSVIEIEMKGVKKRMKDRGLEVLMEDSARDFIIDKGYNPDFGARPLKRTIERFVEDPLSEQLLKGEFKDFNQVKIKMKDDHLYFDACRVEAKPFECKLVAEGEKEEEGLAEDKEIK from the coding sequence ATGTTTGATAAATTCACCGACCGTGCGCGCAAGGTAATGAGCCTGGCGCGCAACGAAGCGCAGAAGCTAGGGCACGATTCAATCGGCACGGAACATATACTGCTTGCTTTGGTCCGTGAAGGAAGCGGGGTTGCCGCGCGCGCACTTTTAAGCATGGAGATAGATTTAAAGAAAATTGCCCAGGAAATAGAAAAGAAAATTCCAACCGAACCGAAACCGGCCACTGCCGGCTCATTGCCTTTTACTCCGCGCGCCAAACGGGCATTGGAATTTTCCCATGAAGAAGCGGCTAATCTTGGCCATGATTATATCGGGACCGAGCACTTGTTGCTTGGGTTGCTCAAAGAACAGGAAGGGCTGGCTGCCAGGACTTTAATAAGCATGGGCGTAAAGCTGGAAGATATCCGCGCTGAGATACTGGATATTCTGGGCGCGGGTATGCCTCCGATGGATTCCGCAGAGGAAGCACCTGAAGAGCCTGAAACTGCTGGTACCGGATCAAAGACCATGCCACGTTCTTCCGGAAAGTCAAAGACCCCGGCGCTGGATGCCTTCGGGCGCGACCTGACCGAACTTGCCCGCCAGAACGAGCTTGACCCGGTCATCGGAAGGCGCCGCGAAATCGAGCGCGTTGTCCAGGTTCTCTGCCGTAGGACAAAGAATAACCCGGCTCTTTTGGGCGAAGCGGGAGTCGGCAAGACCGCCATCGTTGAAGGCCTGGCGCAGGATATTATTGCACTGCGCGTGCCGGAAATCCTTAAGGATAAACGGATTGTTATTCTGGACCTGGCTCTCATGGTTGCCGGAACCAAATACCGCGGCCAGTTCGAGGAACGTATCAAGGCCGTCATGAACGAAGTCAGGAAAAACAAGCACATCATTCTTTTTATCGACGAGTTGCATACGCTGGTCGGGGCAGGCGGCGCGGAAGGCGCGATAGACGCCTCCAACGTTTTAAAGCCGGCGCTTTCACGAGGGGAAATCCAGTGTATCGGCGCGACGACTCTTGATGAGTACCGCAAATATATCGAGAAGGACGGCGCTTTGGAAAGGCGGTTCCAGACGATTATGGTCGACCCGCCCTCTAAGGACGAAGCCCTGGAAATCCTTAAAGGGTTGAGCGATAAATACGAGGCGCATCATAAGGTAAAATATACGGAAGGCGCCCTGGCATCGTGCGTCGAGCTTTCCGTGAGATATATCAGCGGCCGGTATCTGCCGGATAAGGCGATTGACGTCATGGATGAATCCGGAGCCAGGATACGGTTGCAGTCGCTTGTCAAGCCGCCGGACCTCAAGGAAATGGAAGCGGAATTATTAAAGGTGGAAAAAGATAAAGAAGCGGCGGTGCGGGCGCAGGACTTTGAAAAGGCCGCCCAGATACGCGACAAGCTTTCCCGCCTGCGCGGCAAGAAGGAGAGCGTCCTTAAGGAATGGCAGGCGCAGCATCAGGAAGCCGAAGGCGTGGTGGATGAAAACGTCATCGCCGAAACCGTTTCGCGCATGACCGGCATCCCGCTTTCCAGAATGGAAAAGACCGAGACGGAAAAACTCCTTAAGATGGAAGACGAATTGCATAAGATAGTCGTCTCCCAGGAAGAAGCGATTCATGCCATTTCTAAAGCGATACGGCGTTCGCGCGCCGGATTAAAAGACCCCAAGCGCCCCATCGGGACGTTTATCTTCGTCGGCCCGACCGGCTGCGGAAAGACGTTATTGGCGCGCGCGGTTTCAAGGGTGATGTTCGGTGATGAAGACGCCCTGATACAAATAGATATGTCCGAATACATGGAAAAGCACAATGTCTCCCGCCTGGTCGGCGCGCCTCCCGGATACGTCGGTTATGAAGAGGGGGGGCAATTGACCGAGAAAATCAGGCACCGCCCGTATTCCGTGGTGCTTTTGGATGAAATAGAAAAAGCCCATTCGGATGTCTTTAACATGCTCCTCCAGATAATGGAAGAAGGGCGCCTGACCGACAGCTTCGGAAGGCATGTTGATTTCAAGAACGCGATTGTGATTATGACCTCCAATATCGGGGCGGATGTCATCAAGAACCAGGCATCTTTGGGGTTTAAAAAGGTCACGGCGGATTCTTCTTACGAATCCATGAAAGAGGTTTTGCTGAAAGAAGTTAATCACCATTTCCGGCCGGAATTCATTAACCGTTTGGATGATGTAATCGTCTTCCGCAACCTGACCAAGGAGGATTTGAAGAGCGTGATAGAAATAGAAATGAAGGGCGTCAAAAAGCGGATGAAAGACCGGGGGCTGGAAGTCCTTATGGAAGATTCGGCGCGCGATTTTATCATCGATAAAGGCTACAACCCTGATTTCGGAGCGCGTCCTTTGAAGCGCACCATCGAGCGGTTTGTTGAAGACCCATTGTCCGAACAGCTCCTCAAAGGCGAGTTCAAGGACTTTAACCAGGTAAAGATAAAGATGAAAGACGACCATCTTTACTTCGATGCCTGCCGAGTCGAGGCAAAACCGTTTGAGTGCAAGCTCGTGGCAGAAGGCGAAAAAGAGGAAGAAGGTTTAGCAGAAGACAAGGAGATAAAATAA
- the fabG gene encoding 3-oxoacyl-[acyl-carrier-protein] reductase: MLKNKVAIVTGGGRGIGREIALALAAQGANIVLVDVDEKTLSETAKEIESKGIKAMTAKADVTSSTDMEKLADEAMAKFGSIDILINNAGITRDNLIMRMKEDEWDKVLSINLKGIFNCTKSVSRYMMKQRSGRIVNIASVIGIAGNVGQANYAASKGGVIAFTKSAAREFAPRNINVNAVAPGFIQTAMTEVLNEDVKSKMMERIPLARLGTPKDVADAVVFLVSDASSYITGQTLVVDGGMVM; this comes from the coding sequence ATGCTTAAAAATAAGGTTGCCATCGTTACCGGAGGCGGGCGCGGAATCGGGCGCGAAATTGCCCTTGCCTTAGCCGCACAGGGCGCCAATATCGTCCTCGTGGATGTGGATGAAAAGACGCTTTCCGAAACCGCTAAAGAAATAGAATCAAAAGGCATCAAGGCTATGACTGCCAAGGCCGATGTCACCAGTTCCACTGATATGGAAAAATTGGCTGATGAGGCCATGGCCAAATTCGGGAGTATTGATATCCTTATCAACAACGCCGGCATCACCCGCGACAACCTGATTATGCGGATGAAGGAAGACGAATGGGACAAGGTTTTATCCATAAACCTAAAAGGCATTTTCAACTGCACCAAGTCAGTTTCCAGATACATGATGAAGCAGAGGAGCGGACGGATTGTCAACATTGCCTCGGTAATCGGGATTGCGGGCAATGTCGGGCAGGCGAATTATGCCGCCTCAAAGGGCGGAGTGATTGCCTTTACCAAATCCGCCGCGCGCGAATTCGCCCCGCGGAATATCAATGTCAATGCCGTTGCCCCGGGCTTTATCCAGACCGCCATGACCGAGGTTCTGAATGAAGACGTCAAGTCAAAGATGATGGAGCGAATTCCCTTGGCGCGCTTGGGAACTCCCAAAGACGTGGCAGACGCGGTCGTGTTTCTGGTCAGCGACGCCTCAAGCTATATCACCGGACAGACCCTCGTCGTCGACGGCGGAATGGTGATGTAG
- a CDS encoding methylmalonyl-CoA carboxyltransferase → MKDKIKIFKDKRAEALLGGGKDRIKKQHEQGKLIARERIEHLLDKGSFHELDMFVVHQCTHFGLEDKKYPGDGVVTGYGTIDGRLVYVFSQDFTVFGGALGEAFANKICKVMTLAMKVGAPVIGINDSGGARIQEGVVSLGGYGEIFFRNTIASGVIPQISAIMGPCAGGAVYSPALTDFIVMTKGTSHMFITGPEVIKSVTKEEVSFENLGGADVHMTRSGVAHFSAESEEKALAFIRKLLSYIPSNNMEDPPYAKPEDKPNRMDKELVNIIPDDSDKPYNMEKVIKAVFDDGDFLEVQEDWAKNIIIGFGRLNGHSVGVVANQPNFLAGCLDINASIKAGRFVRFCDAFNIPLVTFVDVPGFLPGTAQEYGGIIRNGAKLLYAYCEATVPKLTVITRKAYGGAYDVMCSKHVRADMNFAWPTAEIAVMGPSGAVNIIFRKEISEAKDKEATREKLVEEYAEKFENPYIAAERGYIDEVIEPQETRPKLIAALESLMNKRESRPPKKHGSIPL, encoded by the coding sequence ATGAAAGATAAAATCAAGATATTCAAAGACAAGCGCGCCGAAGCCCTTCTGGGCGGAGGCAAGGACCGCATCAAGAAACAACATGAGCAGGGCAAGCTAATCGCCCGCGAACGGATTGAACACCTCCTCGATAAAGGCAGCTTCCACGAACTCGATATGTTTGTGGTTCACCAGTGCACCCACTTCGGACTGGAAGACAAGAAATATCCGGGCGACGGAGTAGTCACCGGTTACGGGACGATAGACGGCAGATTGGTTTATGTCTTCTCTCAGGATTTCACAGTATTCGGCGGAGCGCTGGGCGAAGCCTTTGCCAATAAGATATGCAAGGTCATGACCCTGGCGATGAAGGTCGGCGCGCCGGTCATCGGCATCAATGATTCCGGTGGCGCGCGCATACAGGAAGGCGTGGTCTCGCTGGGCGGTTACGGGGAAATCTTCTTCAGGAATACCATCGCATCCGGCGTTATCCCGCAGATTTCCGCCATCATGGGACCATGCGCGGGCGGCGCGGTTTATTCGCCTGCCTTGACGGACTTCATCGTCATGACCAAAGGGACTTCCCACATGTTCATTACCGGGCCGGAAGTGATTAAGTCCGTGACCAAGGAAGAAGTAAGTTTTGAAAACCTGGGCGGCGCAGACGTCCATATGACCCGCTCCGGAGTGGCGCATTTTTCCGCGGAGAGCGAGGAAAAAGCCCTTGCCTTCATCCGCAAGCTCTTATCTTATATCCCGTCCAATAATATGGAAGACCCGCCTTATGCCAAACCGGAAGATAAGCCCAACCGGATGGATAAGGAACTGGTGAATATTATTCCGGATGATTCTGATAAGCCTTACAATATGGAAAAGGTGATTAAGGCGGTGTTTGATGACGGCGATTTCCTGGAGGTGCAGGAAGATTGGGCGAAGAACATCATCATAGGATTCGGAAGACTGAACGGACATTCGGTTGGAGTAGTCGCCAACCAGCCGAACTTTCTTGCCGGATGCCTTGATATAAACGCCTCGATTAAAGCCGGTCGGTTCGTCCGCTTCTGCGACGCCTTTAATATTCCTTTAGTTACCTTTGTGGATGTGCCGGGCTTTTTGCCGGGGACGGCGCAGGAATACGGCGGCATTATCCGTAACGGCGCGAAACTCCTTTATGCCTATTGCGAGGCGACAGTCCCTAAACTTACCGTGATTACCAGGAAGGCTTACGGCGGCGCTTACGACGTCATGTGCAGCAAGCACGTCCGGGCGGATATGAATTTTGCCTGGCCGACGGCGGAGATAGCCGTGATGGGGCCATCAGGCGCGGTCAATATTATTTTCCGGAAAGAGATTTCCGAAGCCAAGGATAAAGAAGCCACCCGGGAAAAGCTGGTCGAGGAATACGCGGAGAAGTTTGAGAATCCTTATATCGCCGCCGAGCGCGGTTATATCGACGAGGTCATCGAGCCGCAGGAAACCCGGCCTAAGCTGATTGCCGCCCTGG